One stretch of Microbacterium terrae DNA includes these proteins:
- the mtrA gene encoding MtrAB system response regulator MtrA, which translates to MTSRILVVDDDTALAEMIGIVLRTEGFDTAFCADGAKAVDAWRTERPDLILLDLMLPGMDGIEICTRVRAESGVPIIMLTARTDTADVVKGLESGADDYIVKPFNPKELVARIRTRLRPGGQQAGESLRIGDLTVDVAAHEVRRGDGPIALTPLEFELLVALASKPQQVFSREMLLEQVWGYHYKADTRLVNVHVQRLRAKIEQDPDNPKIVTTVRGVGYRAGAVV; encoded by the coding sequence ATGACTTCACGCATCCTGGTGGTCGACGATGACACCGCCCTCGCCGAGATGATCGGCATCGTGCTGCGCACGGAGGGGTTCGACACCGCATTCTGCGCCGACGGCGCCAAGGCCGTCGACGCCTGGCGCACCGAGCGACCCGACCTCATCCTCCTCGACCTCATGCTCCCGGGCATGGACGGCATCGAGATCTGCACCCGCGTCCGCGCCGAGTCGGGCGTGCCGATCATCATGCTCACCGCGCGCACCGACACCGCCGACGTCGTCAAGGGACTCGAGTCGGGTGCCGATGACTACATCGTCAAGCCCTTCAACCCGAAGGAGCTCGTCGCGCGCATCCGCACCCGTCTGCGCCCCGGCGGTCAGCAGGCCGGCGAATCGCTGCGCATCGGCGACCTCACGGTCGACGTCGCCGCGCACGAGGTGCGCCGCGGCGACGGACCGATCGCACTCACCCCGCTCGAGTTCGAGCTGCTCGTCGCCCTCGCGTCGAAGCCGCAGCAGGTTTTCTCGCGAGAGATGCTGCTCGAGCAGGTGTGGGGATACCACTACAAGGCCGACACGCGCCTGGTGAACGTGCACGTCCAGCGGCTGCGGGCGAAGATCGAGCAGGACCCCGACAACCCGAAGATCGTCACGACGGTGCGCGGCGTCGGATACCGCGCCGGCGCCGTGGTGTGA
- a CDS encoding glycerophosphoryl diester phosphodiesterase membrane domain-containing protein, translated as MTAYPAWTPASRPGIIPLHPLSFGTILGRSFAALRQNPKVLLGFAMVVQTVAYLVVIGLVAAIAGVSFSRLDTVAPGTEEFETIMAGSIAITAIAGLVLGLAAGVLGVIVQGIVVIEVTHAAVAEKLALGALWRQLRPAVWRLIGYTALLVGALLAAIALLTLGLVAIGLAALPVAIGLTVLVILGAIPLVWWLTIKLLLAPAAIIIERATITGAIARSWTLTRGRFWPALGVILLISLVFGAVAQVVSLPMSFLSAGLGTIIAPTGEPTTTEIIGLVVGLLATQAITLLLQAVLLVVQSSATALIYIDARMRREGLDLDLLAYVERRDAGSTGLADPFVQNIGRVVAPRAAAVYAAPGYTPAGPPPPGYPAASYGPPPAGSSAPQPGYGVPAGYAVPPQPGYTAAPPPGYAAAPPPGYAPAPLSGYAAAPEHTAAAPVPAADSVEPAPTIWAAPGSSGADSAGPTA; from the coding sequence GTGACCGCATACCCGGCGTGGACGCCGGCATCTCGCCCGGGCATCATCCCGCTGCATCCGCTGTCGTTCGGCACGATCCTCGGTCGGTCGTTCGCCGCGCTGCGGCAGAACCCGAAGGTGCTGCTCGGCTTCGCCATGGTCGTGCAGACCGTGGCCTACCTGGTCGTCATCGGCCTGGTCGCCGCGATCGCGGGCGTGTCGTTCTCACGACTCGACACGGTCGCGCCGGGCACCGAGGAGTTCGAGACGATCATGGCGGGGTCGATCGCGATCACCGCGATCGCCGGCCTCGTGCTCGGGCTCGCGGCGGGCGTGCTCGGCGTCATCGTGCAGGGCATCGTCGTCATCGAGGTGACCCATGCCGCGGTCGCCGAGAAGCTCGCCCTCGGCGCACTCTGGCGGCAGCTGCGCCCCGCGGTGTGGCGTCTGATCGGCTACACGGCCCTCCTGGTCGGCGCCCTGCTCGCCGCGATCGCGCTGCTGACCCTGGGGCTCGTCGCAATCGGCCTGGCCGCGCTCCCCGTCGCGATCGGGCTGACCGTGCTCGTCATCCTGGGCGCCATCCCGCTGGTGTGGTGGCTGACCATCAAGCTGCTCCTCGCGCCGGCGGCCATCATCATCGAGCGCGCGACGATCACCGGCGCCATCGCGCGGTCGTGGACCCTGACACGCGGGCGCTTCTGGCCGGCGCTCGGGGTGATCCTGCTGATCTCGCTGGTGTTCGGCGCGGTCGCACAGGTCGTCAGCCTTCCGATGTCGTTCCTGTCGGCCGGCCTCGGCACGATCATCGCGCCGACGGGTGAGCCCACGACCACCGAGATCATCGGACTCGTGGTCGGTCTCCTCGCGACACAGGCGATCACGCTGCTGCTGCAGGCCGTGCTCCTGGTCGTGCAGTCGTCGGCGACCGCCCTCATCTACATCGACGCGCGGATGCGCCGCGAAGGGCTCGATCTCGATCTGCTCGCGTACGTCGAGCGTCGCGATGCGGGCTCGACCGGGCTCGCCGACCCGTTCGTGCAGAACATCGGCCGCGTGGTCGCGCCCCGCGCCGCCGCCGTGTACGCCGCTCCCGGCTACACGCCCGCCGGCCCTCCTCCGCCCGGGTACCCCGCGGCGAGCTACGGGCCGCCCCCCGCGGGCTCCTCCGCGCCTCAGCCGGGTTACGGGGTTCCGGCGGGCTACGCCGTGCCGCCTCAGCCGGGCTACACGGCAGCGCCTCCTCCCGGGTACGCAGCAGCCCCTCCTCCCGGCTACGCACCTGCACCTCTGTCCGGCTACGCAGCTGCACCTGAGCACACCGCCGCGGCCCCCGTTCCTGCTGCCGACTCCGTCGAGCCCGCGCCGACGATCTGGGCGGCGCCCGGTTCCTCCGGCGCCGACAGCGCAGGCCCGACGGCGTGA
- a CDS encoding DUF4129 domain-containing protein, translating into MIPTIGRHLVEAAPLIPDRDEAREWAERELSDPVYQAAEPTPVDRIARAVGEFFVNLFNPDLSGGWGPAFALVAAVVVVIVVVAAFLVWGVPRASGRAAARTGELFGEPEGRSATELRRAAEAHAGRGEWEQAIIVRVRAIARSCVERGVVDTPPGATVHAFARAAGRVFPDSADELERAATAFDDVRYLRRPGSAELYRRVSTVDDAVRDARPAPKDAVPA; encoded by the coding sequence GTGATCCCGACGATCGGCCGGCACCTCGTCGAGGCCGCTCCCCTCATCCCCGACCGCGACGAGGCGCGCGAGTGGGCCGAGCGCGAGCTCTCCGATCCCGTCTATCAAGCCGCCGAGCCGACGCCGGTCGATCGCATCGCCCGGGCCGTCGGCGAGTTCTTCGTCAACCTCTTCAACCCCGATCTCTCCGGCGGATGGGGGCCGGCGTTCGCCCTCGTCGCCGCCGTCGTCGTCGTCATCGTCGTCGTCGCGGCCTTCCTCGTCTGGGGCGTCCCCCGCGCGAGCGGGCGCGCCGCAGCGCGGACCGGCGAGCTGTTCGGAGAACCCGAGGGGCGCTCGGCCACCGAGCTGCGCCGAGCCGCCGAGGCCCACGCAGGACGGGGCGAATGGGAGCAGGCGATCATCGTGCGCGTCCGGGCGATCGCCCGCAGCTGCGTCGAACGCGGCGTCGTCGACACGCCTCCGGGCGCGACGGTGCACGCCTTCGCCCGCGCCGCCGGACGCGTGTTCCCCGACTCGGCCGACGAGCTCGAGCGCGCCGCGACGGCGTTCGACGATGTGCGCTATCTGCGGCGCCCGGGCTCGGCCGAGCTCTACCGTCGCGTCTCGACCGTCGACGACGCCGTGAGGGACGCCCGCCCCGCGCCGAAGGACGCGGTGCCCGCATGA
- a CDS encoding DUF4350 domain-containing protein has product MSFAAPPTKSRTRGVAAWIGIAVVLLAVGAVGAVITQAAEWAERGSLDPESAGPTGTRALVEVLRDHGVEVVVARDRAAASAALAGGTATLVLPDAPALSDDAIEALAADATDVVLIDPRARTLDLFFPGAEPAGVAGVAEVDPACADDTAVRAGAVAPGAVFRPAGGDIVRCYPSGDAFGMLADDSVAALDATVVFTNEHLATGGNAALAIGLLGEHPRVVWYVPGLLDTDLENADPSLGELTPPWVSPVIVLLLVAGVAAAIHRGRRFGPLVAERLPVTVRAAETTEGRAHLYARARDAVHAADQLRLGSLTRIGALVGLGATASATEIADAAAAVTGRDRRVVRGILIDDLPRGDGDLVALAQRIRQLEDAVRAAIRPEGHPQ; this is encoded by the coding sequence ATGAGCTTCGCCGCGCCACCGACGAAGAGCCGCACCCGCGGCGTCGCCGCATGGATCGGCATCGCCGTGGTGCTCCTCGCGGTCGGCGCCGTCGGCGCGGTGATCACGCAGGCCGCGGAGTGGGCCGAGCGCGGTTCGCTCGATCCCGAATCCGCCGGACCGACCGGAACGCGCGCGCTCGTCGAGGTGCTGCGCGACCACGGCGTCGAGGTGGTCGTCGCGCGCGACCGCGCCGCGGCATCCGCAGCCCTCGCCGGGGGCACCGCGACGCTGGTGCTCCCCGACGCGCCCGCCCTCTCCGACGATGCGATCGAGGCCCTCGCCGCCGACGCCACCGATGTCGTGCTGATCGATCCGCGGGCGCGGACCCTCGACCTCTTCTTCCCGGGTGCCGAGCCCGCCGGGGTCGCCGGGGTCGCCGAGGTCGACCCGGCGTGCGCCGACGACACCGCCGTGCGCGCCGGCGCCGTCGCCCCGGGCGCCGTCTTCCGCCCAGCCGGTGGCGACATCGTGCGCTGCTACCCGTCGGGCGACGCATTCGGGATGCTGGCCGACGACTCCGTCGCCGCACTCGACGCGACTGTCGTCTTCACCAACGAGCATCTCGCGACGGGCGGCAACGCGGCCCTCGCGATCGGTCTGCTCGGCGAGCACCCGCGCGTGGTCTGGTACGTGCCCGGTCTTCTGGACACCGACCTCGAGAACGCCGATCCGTCGCTGGGCGAGCTGACGCCGCCCTGGGTGAGCCCCGTCATCGTGCTGCTCCTCGTCGCGGGCGTCGCGGCTGCGATCCACCGCGGCAGGCGATTCGGCCCGCTCGTCGCCGAGCGGCTCCCGGTCACCGTGCGCGCCGCAGAGACCACCGAGGGGCGTGCGCACCTCTACGCCCGCGCCCGCGATGCCGTGCACGCCGCCGACCAGCTGCGCCTGGGCTCGCTCACCCGCATCGGCGCACTCGTCGGCCTCGGCGCGACGGCGTCGGCCACGGAGATCGCCGACGCTGCCGCCGCCGTGACCGGCAGGGACCGGCGTGTCGTGCGCGGCATCCTCATCGACGACCTGCCCCGCGGCGACGGAGACCTCGTCGCCCTCGCACAGCGCATCCGCCAGCTCGAAGACGCCGTGCGCGCGGCGATCCGCCCGGAAGGACACCCACAGTGA
- a CDS encoding AAA family ATPase, with product MNRVRIEVGKAVVGQDGTVTGVLIALLARGHVLLEGVPGVAKTLLVRAFSAALGLDTRRIQFTPDLMPGDVSGSLVYDARAGEFEFREGPIFTNIVLADEINRTPPKTQAALLEAMEERQVSTDGVTRPLPDPFLVAATQNPVEHEGTYTLPEAQLDRFLLKLVVEVPTRDAELAVLRRHASGFDPRDLAAAGLRAAATADEIRAAQRAAASVAVSDDLLGYVVDLAQATRRSPSVQLGVSPRAATALLAAAKAWAWLGGYPAITPDHVQTMLVPTWRHRIRLRPDAELEGVSVDAVLGSVVQQTPVPL from the coding sequence ATGAACCGCGTGCGGATCGAGGTCGGCAAGGCCGTCGTCGGGCAGGACGGCACCGTCACCGGCGTGCTCATCGCCCTCCTCGCGCGCGGCCACGTGCTGCTCGAGGGCGTGCCGGGCGTCGCCAAGACGCTGCTCGTGCGCGCGTTCTCCGCCGCGCTCGGGCTCGACACCCGCCGCATCCAGTTCACCCCCGACCTGATGCCCGGAGATGTGTCGGGGTCTCTCGTGTACGACGCCCGCGCGGGCGAGTTCGAGTTCCGCGAGGGTCCGATCTTCACCAACATCGTGCTCGCCGACGAGATCAACCGCACGCCGCCCAAGACGCAGGCAGCGCTCCTCGAGGCGATGGAGGAGCGGCAGGTCTCGACCGACGGTGTCACCCGGCCGCTCCCAGACCCCTTCCTCGTCGCGGCGACGCAGAACCCCGTCGAGCACGAAGGCACCTACACGCTCCCCGAGGCGCAGCTCGACCGCTTCCTCCTCAAGCTCGTCGTCGAGGTGCCCACACGCGACGCCGAGCTCGCCGTGCTCCGCCGCCACGCGAGCGGGTTCGATCCCCGCGATCTCGCAGCCGCAGGCCTGCGCGCCGCGGCCACCGCAGACGAGATCCGGGCGGCGCAGCGGGCCGCGGCATCCGTCGCCGTCTCCGACGACCTGCTCGGCTACGTCGTCGACCTCGCGCAGGCGACCCGCCGGAGCCCGTCCGTTCAGCTGGGCGTGAGCCCCCGCGCCGCGACCGCGCTCCTCGCCGCGGCGAAGGCGTGGGCCTGGCTCGGCGGCTACCCCGCGATCACGCCCGACCACGTGCAGACCATGCTCGTTCCCACGTGGCGCCACCGCATCCGGCTGCGCCCCGATGCGGAGCTCGAAGGCGTGTCGGTCGACGCCGTGCTCGGCTCGGTCGTGCAGCAGACCCCCGTCCCGCTCTGA